In Fimbriimonadaceae bacterium, the genomic window GGGCATGAACGTACATATAGCCCCAGGATCGCAACTGGCGGGACTTCTCCAAGAGAGGCTCCGCTTTCTCCCAATCCCCTAACTTCGCCCAGGCCAAACCAGCCATCGCTTCGCCAAAGGGCAGGGTCGTGCCAAGTGTCTCCAGTCGCTTTCTCGCTTCCGCATTTTTGCCCAGCTCTGCGTCGCACCACGCCATAAGGGCGTCGACATTCGGCTGGAAGTCCGAGTCGGCCTTCGGAATGCCGCCGATCACCGCGGAAGCCTCGGCAAACCGGCCCTGGTAGGCCAGGTACACCGCCCACATCCGCTTGGCATCCATCCCCGCGAGGGTGGTGATCAGCGCCGACTGGGCCAGGGCCTCGACCTTGGCGGTGTCAGACATGTTGCCGTAGATGATCTGCAAGGTGCAGTCAAGCAAGGCGTCACCCGAGGCCGTGCTGCCCAACAGCTTGTCGGCAAGCTTCGCAAGCTGCATTTGACGCTCGGCGAGTCCACCGTATTGGTTGGCGGCAAACCACGCATCGGGCCGCCGGCCCCACTTGTCCGCGATCAGGCTCAGGCCAAGAAAGGCCATATCACAAAACTGGCTCTGCTTGATCGGTTCCAGTGCCTCCAAGCTGACGAGATCAGTCATGATCCCGTTGTACAGGTCAAAGGCCGTAACCACGTAGGCAACATCGTCCTCGCAGTACTTGGCGCCCTCGTTGATCGCTTCGAGCAGGCCCTCTTCTCCCTTGCGAAGCGAAGTCGCGAAGGTGGACGCGAGAATCGCTTGCCACGAAAACGGATGCCGCTTTGCCGCTTCCACAACCTCGTCCACAATCCCGGCGCCGCCTGCACCCGCAATCGTCAACGCTCGCAGCAGGTCTCCGGGATCGGGTTTGGCCGCCAATGCCTTCTTCAGCCACTCCATCATCGCGGGCTTGTCGTTAGCGACCTTCTGTCGTTCGGCTTTTTCGAGGTACCAGAATGCCTCCACCTCCTTGTCCTTTAGCCGTCGCTCGATCAGGGCCGCATAGCCGGCAAAGTCGTGGGCGGACTGGAGCATCACGCCTGCCAGCACATACAGGAGGTCATCGGACGGCATCGTAGAGGATCCGTCGGCCGCCTTCTCCATTAGTTCCGCGGCTTTTGCAAAGCTGCCCTCAAGCGCGGCCGCCTCGGCTTGCAGATACGCTTTCTGCTTAGGCGTCAACAGTGAGAGATCGAGAGCTTCCTTGACAAACTGCTTTTTCCGATCCGGTTTGGCAAACCGCTTGATCGAGGTCCACGCAAGGAATGCCGTGGACCAGCTTGGTTCACTTTTCCACATTGCCTCCGCCGCCTGCAGCCGTTCGGCAGGCTTCAGCAGGTTGCTGGAATCGGTGGCGAGGCTCAGTTGCTTCCAATACGAATCCGGCCCGTTGCGCAATCGCTCGTGAGCTTGGAACGACTCGCGGGTCCGGTCGCACAGGTAAAGGGCAACGGCCAGAGTATACAGGTCGGTTGCGGCGAGCGGCTTGACCCGATCCAACGTACGCAGGACCTCCACGGATTCACGGTATCGGTCTGCATCGAAGAGCTGGTCGGCATACTGCGACATCGCCGATTCGTAAAGGGGAGTGGTCAGGCCCTCTGCCTGTTTCTTGAAGTCCTCGATACCCGCCTTCGACAGGTCAGCCGGGGGATAAGCCCCAAGCAGCACATCGTCGGCAGCGCTGCCCCACACGGCTGGAACCTGCTTGTCATCGCCGTAATCGCGCTCCGAGTACGAAGACGTGTGTTCCTTCGCCGCCTTGGCCACGGCCGAAGCCCACAAGGCGCCGGAGCTCGGCTCACGGTTTGCGGGATCGCGCATCGCCTCAAGGAGATGGTAGGTAAAGACGCTGTGCTTAAGGGCCGGTGCCTCGTAGCTCCGGCCACCTGGCTCGCTCCCGAGGATTACCGCCATGTTGGACTTACGACCCAGCTCCAAGAGAGCGGCACCGAAGGGGTTTTTCTTGCCGCTGCGGCAGGCGTCGGCGACGATCAGCACATTCTTGAGTCCTGCCTCGACGAACCGCGAAATCACCTCGGCAACCGGTAGACCAACCCGTTCGGCGCTGGCTTCTCTCGCGTCGGTCGGCAGAAGGTAGTCGCCCTTCGGCGTACCGACCCCATGGCCGCTAAAGTAGAAGATGAAGAGATCGCCCTTATCGAGGGTCTTTCCGGCAAGGATGTCCTCGACTTCGCCAATGATGTTGCCGGACGAGGGTTCTGTACGCCGATCTCGATCGCCTCCGTCGCAAAGGAGCCGGACATTCCCAGGCTCGAACCCGAAATCGTTCACCAGCGCTGCCGAGAACGCGCGAGCGTCGTCATCGGCGAAGCTTAGCTGGCTGTAGTGAAGGTATTCGCTCGCTCCGACCACGATTGCCCACCGCTTGCCGGGCACAAATGGCTTGTCCGAAGGGATTTCCGGCTTGGTTTGGGCTTGGACCAAGGCCGGTAGGAGCAATAGGACGAGGGCCGCCTTGCGAAGCATCACTGAATTATCGGACGGGTTGGGCTATCCTTTTGTTGGAGATGGGACACCAGCAGGCGCTTTCTGCCCAACGCCCTTGCTGCGACTCCGTGTCGACTCTGGGTCGGCCCGGGTCGAGTCCTTGCGCCAGTTTCAAGCCTGTTATCTATGGATAGCCATCTTGTGGCGCCGGTCATCGTCAGCCTCCTGCTCGTTCTGTTCAACGCCTTCTTCGTTGCTGCCGAGTATGCGACGGTCGGATCCAAGCGCGCCCGGATTGAGGCTCTCGCGCGTCAGGGAAATCGGTCCGCAAGGCTCTTCATCCGTGAACAGCAAGATGTCCAGAAGATGGTTGCCGGAATCCAGGTCGCGATCACGCTGATCGGTCTCGGTATGGGAGCGGTGACGGAGCCGTTTATAACCTCGATCCTTCGCAACATCTTTGGCGATGCTATACCGCGCGTCGCGTCAACCACGATCGCCTTGATCATCACGACGTACGTCCTCGTGGTGTTCGGCGAGCTTGTTCCCAAGTACTTGACCCTGCAGGCGGCCGACCGAGTCGCCCTCGCCGTTATCCGGCCCCTCATCCTCTTCAATCGGATCATGACGCCGCTGGTCTGGCTGGTCGACAAGTCGGGTGCGCTGGTTCTGCGACCGTTTGGCATCCGTCCCAAAGGTGGGGATCAGGACGCGGTCTCGAAAGAAGAGCTGCTGTTGCTCTTAAGGTCTGGGACGACGCAAGGGATCCTGGAAGAGACCCATGCCCGCTTCGTATCGCGTGCCGTCCGGTTGGACAACTTGGCCGCCGACGACATCATGGTTCACCGGCTCGATATCAAGTGGCTCCCGATCGACACGCCGCCTGATGAACTGGCCACTGCAGTGGCCGCAATTCCCCACAGCCGAATACCCGTGTGCAACGGAGATATCGACGAGCTTGTCGGCATTCTCTATCTGCAGGACTTCGTGAAACACTGGTGCAAGGGGCCGGTAAACCTGGCGGACATTCTGAGGCCCGCTGTTGCGATTCCGGAGACGGCATCGGTGGACCAGATTATCGAGCGGATGCGCGACGACAAGACTCAGATACTGATCGTCATGGACGAGTACGGCGGAACATCAGGACTGCTCACCCTCGAAGACGTGGTCGAGGAGATTTTCGGAGAGCTGGAGGATCAAATCGAGAGCGAGCGGCCGCCCATTGAGCGCTTTGGCACCCACCGGGTTTCGGCCAAGTCCGATGTCCGCATCGACGAACTACTGGACTTCCTGGGTAAGGACCACGAAGTTTGGCCAACGACCGACACGTTGGCCGAGGTCGTCGTGAACGAGCTAACGCGCGTCCCGCGGCTTGGGGACAGCGTCTCGACACCGATCGGAACCCTTCGCGTCGAAAACATGGCTCGGCGACGGATAACGAGAGTTTCGCTTCAGCTGCTTGCGGACGAGGCAGAGGAAGAGCTGTAGTGAATTTGAAGTCGATCGACCATCGCGATAGCATGGTCGGCAGCGTGCTCGCAAGCCTGAAAAATCGACAGGGTACGGATTAGTGCTTCGGCTTCGCCGGGACTCTCTTCGATCATCTTGAAGATCCGGTTCCGTACCGCCTTGACTTCCTGGTCCACCCTTGCCTCATAGGCCCGGACCTCGTTAACCACCTCGGGATCGAATCCGGTGTAGAGCCGAATTGCCGAGCCCAGAACGAAATTGGTTTGCACGCCAAGCTGCACAAGGTCGTTGATCAACTCAGCCCGAAATTGCTGGCCAACCTTGATGGAGCGTCTCGCTAGCTTGACCGCGTCGTCACCGTATTTCTCGATTTCACCGACGATACCGAGCGTGGCCGTCAACCGCTTTAGATCTGCGGCTACCGGCGCCTCCTGCATGACGAGGAAACAGGTGTCCCGGAGGATATCTTCTTCCAGCTGGTCGATCTCATTGTCCGACCCAATGACCTGCCGCGCGAGGCCACGGTCATGGGTCGCGGTCGCTTTGATCGCGGCCGTCAGCATGTCCGAGACGCCATTGCCCATTTGCACGATCGATTGTTCGATTTCATGCAGCTTCTCATCGAAATGGTGGCGAATCGTCATGGTTGGAGAATGCGCCGCCGCAAGGCGGCGAGCCGCTCAGTTTACTCGCCAATAAGAGGGTCGGCGATCAGCCTTTCGCCGGTATGGCCCGAGCAAGGAAGGGACCAAACCGCTCGGCGTCAACCGAGGAACCGTCGAATTCCACCGCAAAGAACAGGAGGCCCTCGACCGCTCCGCCATGGATGATGGGCGAGGCGATGTTCGCAAACGGGACCAGCGAGTCCTCGATCCTGACTTCTGACTTGAAGTACCAAGGCGCACTCGTTTTCCTAACCATGGCGATGGCCTCTTCAACAGCCTCCTTGCCCCTTGGATCAATGGTCGTACGGATGTTCTCACCGATCCAGACCTCGGCAGGCTGGGAAATGGGTGCCCGGCTTAGAAACCGGATCGTCCCATCCAGGTCGGTCACGCAGACCGTTCCTGGCAGGGCGCCGCAAAGAGCCAGGAAGCATTCGCCGAAACTGATGGACTGCGGTGCCGTATCCGTCGCTACACCCACCTCACGCACATACGCAACCATTGCCTGGCTGCGGTTAAGGCCACCGGATTTGATCCGAATCCGCTGCCAATAGGTTCGTACCGTTGGAAGCTTGACCTTGAGTTTGGTTGCGATGACGCGATCCGTATGGCCTTGTACCGCAAGCCGCAAAACGTCTGACTCACGGATCGTGAGCAGAGACCGGATGGAGCGCTTCTCCATCGATGCCAGATCGATATGTCGACTGATTGTTTTCTCCCCTTGCGTGCGTTAGTCAGTGACTCTGATCGATGCTTGGACCATCGCCGCCGCTACGCCTTGCTGCAAGACGACTCCGATCCTATCGATCGCGATGTTAATCACCTTGTCCACGAGCGTTCGCTCCTCAGAATCGAATCTACCTAGCACGTGGTCGATAACGATGTCGTCTTTTCCGATTCCAATTTTGAACCGTGGATAGGAATTTGTGCCAAGGGTGTTAATCAGCGACTTATGGCCGTTGTGACCGCCAGGATTACCGCTATCTCGAAAGCGGAGCACCCCAAGGGGGAGGTCGAGATCGTCGGCAACTACGAGCACGCGCTCAGGCCGCAGGCCAAAGGACTGCATTAGCGGCAGTACCGCTCGTCCACTTAGGTTCATGAACGTCAACGGCTTGGCGATCGCTATCGGAATTCCAAGTGCTTCGCCGACTCCGTACACGGCCTGAAACTTACGCTGATCGAGCTTAATGTGGTGCTTTTCAGCCAATTTTTCGATGGTTTCGAAGCCGACGTTGTGGCGAGTACCCCGATACTCTGGCCCTGGATTGCCCAGGCCCACGACAAGCCATTCGGGCTGCACGGTCGGTCTAGGGCGCCGACGAAACATGGACCTCCACAGGGGATTCTGCCACCTTTTCCTCGCTGGGAAGATGCTGGTTGGACGTCAAGAACAGGATAGCAATGCCTAGCAAGATCCGGTAAGCGACGAAGACCATCAGGGACCCTCGGCGGAGGTAACCGAGGAGTGCCGCGATTGTTAAATAGCCACTGAAAAATGCGACAGTCGAAGCGACAAAAACCGGGGTTGCGAGCGGTCCTGTGAACATTTCTCGATGTTCCACTGCGTTGAACAGCCCGGCCGCCGTAATGCTCGGCACGCTTAGGAGAAACGAAACACGGGCGGCGCTGGCGCGGTCGAAGCCCATCAGCATCGCACCGATCATCGTGGAACCACTCCGGCTCGCGCCCGGCACCAGCGAGAGAACTTGAGACAAACCGATGATCCAGCCGTCCCGCACCTTGACGTCCGACTCGTCGCGGACATGTGGTGCCATTCGGTCGACGATTCCCAGAAGAATCCCCACGACAATCAGCATCCATCCGATAACGGTCAGGGATCGCCACTCACCCTCGATCTGGTCGCGAAAGACAAGTGCCATCACGACGATTGGAATCGTGCCCACGAAGACGGCCCAACCCATCCGGGCTTCCGGGGTCTTTGCCGCTTCCCCGCCCCTAAAACTACCTAGCCAGCCCTTGAGCGCCCTCCACAAATCCTTTCCAAAGTACAAGAGAACGGCCAGAACCGTTCCCAATTGAATGACGGCCGTAAAGGCCGCTCCGGGGTCCGGTCGGCCCATCAGCGCCGGGACAATTCTCAAGTGGGCCGTACTGCTTATTGGGAGCCATTCGGTTACCCCCTGAACGAGGCCCAGGATGACCGCTTCTAGGAGGTCCACATCTGTTCCTCACGGCTGTCGATCCCCAACATTCGCAGGGCAAGATACCGGATACGCGCGGAGGCTCGCCCATCGCCATAGGGGCTCACGGCTTGCGACATTCGCCGGTAGTCCGACTCGTCACGCAGCAATTGGCTTGCCTTTTCGAAAATTCGTTCCTCGTCAGACCCGACAAGCTCCGCGACTCCCGCCGTGACCCCCTCCGGCCGTTCGGTTGTTTCGCGTAGAACCAGAACCGGCTTGCCGAAAGCCGGCGCCTCCTCCTGCACCCCTCCGGAGTCTGTGAGTATAAGGTCGCTGCGGCGCATTAGGGTCACGAAGTCTGGATAATCGGGGGGTTCGATCAGCGCAGCCCGTTCACAGCCCTGAAGGACCGACCGAAGCCTCTCCCGCACATCCGGGTTGCGGTGCATCGGGACGACCAGCAGGACGTCGTGGAATGTCTGAACAATTCGTCGTGCCGCCCTGGCAATCCGCAACTGCGGTTCACCCCAATTCTCGCGACGATGGGTCGTGAGTAGGACGATGCGTCCTGCATGTTCAGGAAACCAGTCCTGCTGCCGATTGTTCGCCATGGCAAGCACCGCATCGATCCCGGTGTTTCCGGTGACAAACACTCCCTCCGCATGTCCCTCCCGTGCGAGCGCCTCCGCCGACTCTCTCGTGGGAGCGTAGTGGTGAGTCGCAAAGAGCGAAACTGCACGCCGGTTGAACTCCTCTGGAAATGGGTTCCAGATGGAATCCGTGCGTAGGCCCGCCTCGATGTGACAAAACGGGATCTTGCGATAAAAAGCAGCAAGCCCGGCGGCGAAAGTGGTTGTCGTGTCGCCCTGGGCCATCAGGATGTCGGCGCCGGTTTCCGCGAGAAACGCGTCGATTCCCGACAAGGATCGAGACGTGACGTCGCAAAGCGTTTGCCCATGCTGCATGATCGATAGATCGTGGTCGGCAACCAAGCCAAACGCGGCCAGAGCCTGGTCGAGCATTTCCCGGTGTTGTCCGGTCGTGAGCAGCACCGTGTCGACATCGGCCCACTTCTTCAGCTCAAGAACGACGGGCGCTGACTTGATCGCGTCCGGTCGCGTCCCCGCCACACAGACGATTCGAGGCTTAGCCATAAAGTCGGACGACAACCAGGAGCGCCCCACAGAGGGCGAGGGCGGCGACGTAAAGCACCCATACGGTTTGGCGCTGGGACAGGCCTCGGTGCAGTAGCTGATGGTGGAGGTGGCGCTTATCGCCCTGAGTTAACGGTTGACCTTCCTTCAGTCGGCGGAAAATGACCTGGATCGCGTCGATGATCGGTATCCCAAATGCCAGTACCGGTACGAAGATCGCCACCGCAGCTGCCGTCTTCATCGCCCCGACAATGCTTAGGCAGGCGAGCACGAAACCAAGCAGTTGCGAACCCCCGGTACCGAGAATGATCTTCGCCGGATTGTAATTGTGCCGAAGAAATCCGATTGCCGAACCCGCCAGTGCCGCCGCCACCAGGGCGACCCTAGGCTGACCCTCGTAAGTGGCAATCACCGAAAGGGTTGCTCCGCTGATGGCGGCAATGCCGGAGGCCAGGCCATCCACGCCGTCGATCGTATCCATCGTCTTCGTGATCACGAAGATGTAGATCGCCGTTACTGGAATCGCAATCCACCCGAAATCCTGCCAAGTTCGGGAATCGGAAAACAGTGGCGTTGCGATCCCGGAAATTTGGATACGCGACTTGTCATCGAAGATGAACTGGATGGCGACGCCGATCGCCAGGAGAAAAAGAGCTTGGATCTTCGCTTTGTACTGGTACAGATCGTCCATGGCGCCGACGACTACGATCACCGCACCAAGAAGAAGGATCCCGATCAGATACATCGGAAACGGCCGCTGCGGAAACGCGAACGGCAGGACGGCGAGGAGGCTGATCGTCAGGCCGCCATAGATGGCCAAACCGCCCCATCGAGGAAGCGGGTTCTTATGGATTCGACGCTCGTCTTGGTTCGGATCGTCCATCGCCCCCCGTTGAATGGCGAGCCTGCGGACCTGCGGCGTCAGCAGCCAGCTGACGAGAAGGGCCACCGCAGCTGCCAGCAGGGGCGCCCTGAACCCATCCAACCATCGGCCCTCTGTAGCCGCAAGCCAAACATTCATCGGGTCGAGAGCTCTACCGCCTCCAAAACACCCTGGCGATACCGGTGCACGTCCATTTCGGCATCGCGAAAGATCTCCAGCGTGAAGTCGTCCGGATAATCCCCTTCGTAGATGACACGCTTGATTCCGGCGTTGACGATCATCTTTGCGCACGTGTTACACGGCTGACAGGTCACGTACATCGTCG contains:
- the uppP gene encoding Undecaprenyl-diphosphatase, whose translation is MDLLEAVILGLVQGVTEWLPISSTAHLRIVPALMGRPDPGAAFTAVIQLGTVLAVLLYFGKDLWRALKGWLGSFRGGEAAKTPEARMGWAVFVGTIPIVVMALVFRDQIEGEWRSLTVIGWMLIVVGILLGIVDRMAPHVRDESDVKVRDGWIIGLSQVLSLVPGASRSGSTMIGAMLMGFDRASAARVSFLLSVPSITAAGLFNAVEHREMFTGPLATPVFVASTVAFFSGYLTIAALLGYLRRGSLMVFVAYRILLGIAILFLTSNQHLPSEEKVAESPVEVHVSSAP
- the mnaA gene encoding UDP-N-acetylglucosamine 2-epimerase, whose amino-acid sequence is MAKPRIVCVAGTRPDAIKSAPVVLELKKWADVDTVLLTTGQHREMLDQALAAFGLVADHDLSIMQHGQTLCDVTSRSLSGIDAFLAETGADILMAQGDTTTTFAAGLAAFYRKIPFCHIEAGLRTDSIWNPFPEEFNRRAVSLFATHHYAPTRESAEALAREGHAEGVFVTGNTGIDAVLAMANNRQQDWFPEHAGRIVLLTTHRRENWGEPQLRIARAARRIVQTFHDVLLVVPMHRNPDVRERLRSVLQGCERAALIEPPDYPDFVTLMRRSDLILTDSGGVQEEAPAFGKPVLVLRETTERPEGVTAGVAELVGSDEERIFEKASQLLRDESDYRRMSQAVSPYGDGRASARIRYLALRMLGIDSREEQMWTS
- a CDS encoding hypothetical protein (UPF0053 protein Rv1842c), which codes for MDSHLVAPVIVSLLLVLFNAFFVAAEYATVGSKRARIEALARQGNRSARLFIREQQDVQKMVAGIQVAITLIGLGMGAVTEPFITSILRNIFGDAIPRVASTTIALIITTYVLVVFGELVPKYLTLQAADRVALAVIRPLILFNRIMTPLVWLVDKSGALVLRPFGIRPKGGDQDAVSKEELLLLLRSGTTQGILEETHARFVSRAVRLDNLAADDIMVHRLDIKWLPIDTPPDELATAVAAIPHSRIPVCNGDIDELVGILYLQDFVKHWCKGPVNLADILRPAVAIPETASVDQIIERMRDDKTQILIVMDEYGGTSGLLTLEDVVEEIFGELEDQIESERPPIERFGTHRVSAKSDVRIDELLDFLGKDHEVWPTTDTLAEVVVNELTRVPRLGDSVSTPIGTLRVENMARRRITRVSLQLLADEAEEEL
- the tagO gene encoding putative undecaprenyl-phosphate N-acetylglucosaminyl 1-phosphate transferase, with protein sequence MNVWLAATEGRWLDGFRAPLLAAAVALLVSWLLTPQVRRLAIQRGAMDDPNQDERRIHKNPLPRWGGLAIYGGLTISLLAVLPFAFPQRPFPMYLIGILLLGAVIVVVGAMDDLYQYKAKIQALFLLAIGVAIQFIFDDKSRIQISGIATPLFSDSRTWQDFGWIAIPVTAIYIFVITKTMDTIDGVDGLASGIAAISGATLSVIATYEGQPRVALVAAALAGSAIGFLRHNYNPAKIILGTGGSQLLGFVLACLSIVGAMKTAAAVAIFVPVLAFGIPIIDAIQVIFRRLKEGQPLTQGDKRHLHHQLLHRGLSQRQTVWVLYVAALALCGALLVVVRLYG
- the pth gene encoding Peptidyl-tRNA hydrolase, which gives rise to MFRRRPRPTVQPEWLVVGLGNPGPEYRGTRHNVGFETIEKLAEKHHIKLDQRKFQAVYGVGEALGIPIAIAKPLTFMNLSGRAVLPLMQSFGLRPERVLVVADDLDLPLGVLRFRDSGNPGGHNGHKSLINTLGTNSYPRFKIGIGKDDIVIDHVLGRFDSEERTLVDKVINIAIDRIGVVLQQGVAAAMVQASIRVTD
- the phoU_1 gene encoding Phosphate-specific transport system accessory protein PhoU; translation: MTIRHHFDEKLHEIEQSIVQMGNGVSDMLTAAIKATATHDRGLARQVIGSDNEIDQLEEDILRDTCFLVMQEAPVAADLKRLTATLGIVGEIEKYGDDAVKLARRSIKVGQQFRAELINDLVQLGVQTNFVLGSAIRLYTGFDPEVVNEVRAYEARVDQEVKAVRNRIFKMIEESPGEAEALIRTLSIFQACEHAADHAIAMVDRLQIHYSSSSASSASS